A region from the Variovorax sp. V93 genome encodes:
- the tssB gene encoding type VI secretion system contractile sheath small subunit → MAKSSQKFIARNRAPRVQIEYDVELYGAEKKIQLPFVMGVLADLSGKPADPLAPVADRKFLEFDVDNFDSRMKAMKPRAAFAVENSLTGEGELKVELTFENMEDFSPAAVARKVGALNKLLEARTQLSNLVTYMDGKNGAEELLAKVLEDPALLQSLAATAKPDDEAAKPAA, encoded by the coding sequence ATGGCCAAGAGCAGTCAGAAATTCATCGCCCGCAACCGGGCGCCACGCGTGCAGATCGAATACGACGTGGAACTCTACGGCGCCGAGAAGAAGATCCAGCTGCCCTTCGTGATGGGCGTGCTGGCCGATCTGTCGGGCAAGCCGGCCGATCCGCTCGCACCCGTGGCCGACCGCAAGTTCCTCGAGTTCGACGTGGACAACTTCGACTCGCGCATGAAGGCCATGAAGCCGCGCGCCGCCTTCGCGGTGGAAAACTCGCTGACCGGCGAGGGCGAACTCAAGGTCGAGCTCACCTTCGAAAACATGGAAGATTTCTCGCCCGCCGCCGTGGCCAGGAAGGTCGGCGCGCTCAACAAGCTGCTCGAGGCGCGCACCCAGCTGTCGAACCTCGTGACCTACATGGACGGCAAGAACGGCGCCGAGGAACTGCTGGCCAAGGTGCTCGAGGACCCGGCCCTGCTGCAGTCGCTGGCGGCCACCGCCAAGCCCGACGACGAAGCGGCCAAGCCGGCCGCCTGA
- the tssA gene encoding type VI secretion system protein TssA, whose product MLTNELVEALLTPIGEASPCGDDLEYDAAFTALTTAAQGKPEQQFGDTVIPAVEPEWREVAEQSDAILRRSKDVRAAVLLLRASTRLQGLAGFVAGLELLTRLLDTFWDGIHPKLDAEDDNDPTMRLNALAPLGDETMVLRDLYDAQVGVAPGVGAIRVRDIAVANNALNAVGGEATYSPAQIQGGLEALHAERPELIQAAIGVPGRVEKLQALLVERTGRSDAIDLSPLRAIGRMLQKACSAAIGAPEEAGAAEETQGDAAQAGGTPRPAAARGEIQSRQDALQMLDRVIRFLEQTEPGNPAPLLIERAKKLIGVSFLEIMANLAPGALDTIETVTGKRPSE is encoded by the coding sequence ATGCTGACCAACGAACTTGTCGAAGCCCTGCTCACGCCCATCGGCGAGGCCTCGCCATGCGGCGACGATCTGGAGTACGACGCGGCCTTCACCGCGCTCACCACCGCAGCGCAGGGCAAGCCCGAGCAGCAGTTCGGCGACACCGTCATCCCGGCGGTGGAGCCGGAGTGGCGCGAGGTGGCCGAACAGTCCGACGCGATCCTGCGCCGCAGCAAGGACGTGCGCGCCGCCGTGCTGCTGCTGCGCGCCTCCACGCGGCTGCAGGGGCTTGCCGGTTTCGTTGCCGGGCTCGAACTGCTCACCCGCCTGCTCGACACCTTCTGGGACGGCATACATCCAAAGCTCGATGCCGAGGACGACAACGATCCCACCATGCGCCTGAACGCGCTCGCGCCGCTCGGCGACGAGACGATGGTGCTGCGCGACCTGTACGACGCGCAGGTGGGCGTGGCGCCGGGCGTGGGCGCGATCCGCGTGCGCGACATCGCGGTGGCCAACAACGCGTTGAATGCGGTGGGCGGCGAAGCCACCTATTCGCCGGCACAGATCCAGGGCGGCCTCGAAGCGCTCCATGCCGAGCGGCCCGAGCTGATCCAGGCCGCCATCGGCGTGCCCGGGCGGGTCGAGAAGCTGCAGGCCCTGCTGGTGGAGCGCACCGGCCGCTCCGACGCGATCGACCTTTCCCCGCTGCGCGCCATCGGCCGCATGCTGCAGAAGGCCTGCAGCGCTGCCATCGGTGCGCCCGAAGAAGCCGGCGCCGCCGAAGAGACACAAGGCGATGCCGCGCAGGCCGGCGGCACGCCGCGGCCCGCTGCCGCGCGCGGCGAGATCCAGAGCCGGCAGGACGCATTGCAGATGCTGGACCGCGTGATCCGCTTTCTCGAACAGACCGAGCCCGGCAATCCCGCGCCGCTCCTGATCGAGCGCGCCAAGAAGCTCATCGGCGTGAGCTTCCTCGAAATCATGGCCAACCTCGCACCCGGCGCGCTGGACACGATCGAGACCGTGACCGGCAAGCGCCCGTCCGAGTAG
- a CDS encoding type VI secretion system protein, translating into MPAALLPAHFFWLLLALCLAGFVLLYAAVRDAGRGARRRALRRRIAALGPPAAEADEAAVEAMREAMSHARQLLRQPPRQQAAPVPWFLFLGDAAANLPGLLAAAHAEHLAPSGSEPFGEPYWRWWLTGSMTAIELHPSAVSDAAAAPHTRALWLQALLALAERRDRVPINGVVACVAASELLHPASAGMKPLATRMRRLLDEASDTLRLQLPVYLVVTGLEQLAGYATLRGALPPEVLAQVIGHRLAGPVEHGETAAGRLDALFDPMARQLHALRMALLREQPGASGRLAIHEFIEALRALQPALREVADALFESQGRGSRGPRWRGLYLTAAASGAAGGAFVADLFERFLPADQPLARPGRPPNTSAAKA; encoded by the coding sequence ATGCCCGCCGCGTTGTTGCCTGCCCACTTTTTCTGGCTCCTGCTCGCGCTGTGCCTGGCCGGCTTTGTGCTGCTGTACGCCGCGGTCCGCGACGCGGGCCGCGGTGCGCGCCGCCGCGCGCTGCGCCGGCGCATTGCCGCGCTCGGCCCGCCGGCGGCCGAAGCCGACGAAGCCGCGGTCGAAGCCATGAGGGAAGCCATGTCGCATGCACGCCAGCTCCTGCGCCAGCCACCGCGGCAGCAAGCCGCGCCAGTGCCCTGGTTTCTCTTTCTCGGCGACGCGGCGGCCAACCTGCCGGGGCTGCTGGCGGCGGCCCATGCCGAGCACCTGGCACCTTCAGGCAGCGAGCCTTTTGGCGAACCGTACTGGCGCTGGTGGCTCACCGGTTCGATGACGGCCATCGAACTTCACCCGAGCGCCGTCAGCGACGCGGCGGCGGCGCCGCACACGCGCGCGCTGTGGCTCCAGGCGCTCCTCGCGCTGGCCGAGCGGCGCGACCGCGTGCCGATCAACGGCGTGGTGGCCTGCGTGGCAGCGAGCGAACTGCTGCACCCGGCCAGCGCCGGCATGAAGCCGCTGGCCACCAGGATGCGGCGGCTGCTCGACGAGGCCTCGGACACGCTGCGCCTGCAGCTGCCGGTCTACCTGGTGGTGACCGGCCTGGAACAGCTGGCCGGCTATGCCACGCTGCGCGGCGCGCTGCCGCCCGAGGTGCTGGCGCAGGTGATCGGCCATCGCCTGGCCGGCCCGGTCGAACATGGCGAGACCGCGGCCGGGCGGCTCGATGCCCTGTTCGATCCCATGGCGCGCCAGCTGCATGCGCTGCGGATGGCGCTGCTGCGCGAACAGCCGGGCGCATCGGGCCGGCTCGCAATCCATGAATTCATCGAGGCGCTGCGTGCGCTGCAGCCCGCATTGCGCGAGGTGGCCGACGCCTTGTTCGAAAGCCAAGGCCGCGGCTCGCGCGGACCGCGGTGGCGCGGCCTCTATCTCACGGCCGCCGCATCGGGCGCGGCCGGCGGTGCGTTCGTGGCCGACTTGTTCGAGCGCTTCCTGCCCGCCGACCAGCCGCTCGCACGGCCGGGCCGCCCGCCGAACACCAGCGCGGCGAAGGCATGA
- the tssJ gene encoding type VI secretion system lipoprotein TssJ, producing MRTLGTHHSSYGRSFAAVSRRLALACGLALTGALVAGCASKPVVTPVSITLAAGADANPDARGRASPLTVRIYALKSPGPFEGADFFSLFEKDQATLGAELVQREEMLLRPGESRKLDLTLPADAKAIGVMAAFRDLDRARWREVRAVEPGKPQMLTVTFGARQIRIDSK from the coding sequence ATGCGCACGCTGGGTACACACCATTCGTCCTATGGACGCTCTTTTGCTGCGGTCTCGCGGCGCCTGGCATTGGCCTGCGGCCTTGCATTGACCGGTGCCCTGGTCGCGGGCTGCGCAAGCAAGCCCGTGGTCACGCCGGTGTCGATCACGCTCGCGGCCGGTGCCGACGCCAATCCCGATGCGCGCGGCCGCGCTTCGCCGCTCACGGTGCGCATCTATGCGCTGAAGTCGCCCGGCCCCTTCGAAGGGGCCGACTTCTTCTCGCTGTTCGAAAAGGACCAGGCCACGCTCGGCGCCGAGCTGGTGCAGCGCGAAGAGATGCTGCTGCGCCCGGGCGAAAGCAGGAAGCTCGACCTCACGCTGCCGGCCGATGCCAAGGCCATCGGCGTGATGGCCGCGTTCCGCGACCTCGACCGTGCGCGCTGGCGTGAAGTGCGCGCGGTGGAGCCCGGCAAGCCGCAGATGCTCACCGTGACCTTCGGCGCGCGGCAGATCCGCATCGACAGCAAGTAA